The Gordonia crocea genome segment GGTCCGCCGACGCCGGGATGGCCGCGCTCCTCACCCCGTCGTGCATGAATGCGATCGTCATGGGTGACGACGTGCGGATCGTCGTCGGCTGCGCCATGGGGGAACTGTTCGAGGTGCGCTGGTCCCCGGGCAGCCCACTGGACGTGGACCGACTCGAGCTGCCCGGCGTCCCCGACTCCGGGGTGAACGAAGTCGTGTTGCGACTCCACCGCGACGGGCTATCGCGGTTCATCGCCCGAAACGACGGGGTCTGGATCCGCTACGACCCCGACCAACCGCGCCGGATCAAGGTCTTCGTCGGACACGCCGGACCGGTGTGGGCGCAGGCGGTGATCGATGTCCCCGGCACCGGAGAGGTCGTCAGCCTGACCGGCGGATCGGAAGGCACCGTGCGGATCTGGCGCCACGTGGAAGTCATCGACGAGGCGCTGGCCTACCTCCAGGTCAATCACCACCGGGGCGCCATCCGCGCCATCGCCGTGCGCGCGAGCGACGAGGAGGTCGAGGTGGTCACCGGTGGTGACGACGGCGACGTCCGAGTGTGGCACGGCGCCAATGCCCGTCGCGGCGGCGTCGCCTCCCGGCATCAGGGCGCGATCTCCGCGTTCCTCTGGCTGCCGACCGCGTCGGGGATGCGCCTGGTCGTCGGCGCCGCCGACGGCAGTCTGCGGTTGGCCACCACCGACGTACCTGAGCAGCCCGCCCGCCTGCTGGGCATCGCCCACGAAGGTGTGACGGCCCTGGCGCCGAGTTCGACCGACGGCTCGTTCTGGTCCGCCGGTAACGACGGCGGCATCACCCGATGGGATGCCATCGCCGGGGTGGCCCGCGAGTCGCGGATGGTCTGCCGGTACGGACGGGTGACCGCCGTGGCCACCGACGGTTACGGACGCGTGCTGGTCGGCGGTCAGGACGGGTCACTCTCCCTGGTCGCGCCGGACGGCTCACATGTGATGGAGTCGCGGACCTTCGACTCCGAGGTCACCGCCATCGACGTCGTCGCCGAACTCCACTTGGCCGTCATCGGCCTGGCCAGCGGACACGTCTACACGTTGCCGATCGCGCACGGCGTGGACGGCCCAATCCGGTCCATGCACCGCCACGGCCTGAACGTGGTCGCCGTCAACGCCTTTGAGTTGTACGGCCAGTTGGCCGTGGTCAGCGTCGGCCGCGACCGCAAAGTCATGGTGGGCGACGTCAGTAGCCGTGTACTCCTGCACACGATCAGCCTCGAGGGCTTCCCCACCGATCTCGCGGTGGCCGACAACTACATCGCCGTCAGCACGACGGCCGGGGGCACGCTGTTCCAGTTCGCCGACGGTCACGTCCAGCCCGCCGCCACGCCCCGGGACCGATAGATGGCCTTCGAGTTCGGTGTTGCCGCGGGTGACCTCTCCGCGTCGTCGGTGGTCTTGTGGACGCGGGTCGGCCCCGACGAACCGATCGACTGGGTGGTCGAGTCGTCGGACGGTTCCCGGCGCGGCAGCACGCACGCGGATGCCGACGGGTTTGTCCACGTTGCCCTGGGCGCGCTCGACCCGGGTATGCCGCACCGCTATCGGTTCCACACCGAGGCCGGTGGGCCCAGCCCTTGGGGCCGGTTCCGCACGCTGCCGAGCAACGGTGGAATCCGATTCGCCGTGGCGTCATGCGCGAAGTTCAACTCCGGCTATTTCAACGCCTACGCGGCAATCGCCGAGCGCTCCGACCTCGATTTCGTCCTCCACCTCGGCGATTTCATCTACGAGGCCGGCCAAATCCCCCGTGGGCGCCAGACTCCGGGCATCGACATCGGGCGCGAGTTCGAACCGCGGCACGACTGTGTGACCTTCGACGATTATTCGACCCGGTACGCCCAGTACCGCCGCGACCCGGCACTCCGCGCACTCAGCGAAGCCCACGGCCTGCTCTTCACCCTCGACGACCACGAGATCGCCGACAACGCTTGGTCGGGCGGAGCCGAGGAACACCTCCCCGAAGACGGCCCCTGGGCAAATCGCCTGCACGGCGCGCTGGCGGCATGGGAGCGATGGCAGCCGACCACCCGGCGTCCCACGGGGGGCGGGCCGCTGTGGCAGCAGGTGCGCCTGGGCGACGTCGCCACGTTGTTCCTCTGCGAGACACGACTGAACCGCACCGACCCGAACGCCCCCGACGGGCCCGGAAAGTCGGCGCTGGGACCAACGCAGCGAGCCGAGCTCCTCGCCGCCGCCGAGGCCGGGGACGACTGGTTTGTGCTCGGCATGCCGTCAAAGCTGCTGAGCCTCCAGGCGGCCCGGGGTCACTCTGACACCGATCTCGTCTTGACCACGCTCAAATTGTCCGCCTCCGACGGCTCCCCGTTCCGGGACCGGTGGGACTCCTACGCCGGTGAGCAGTCGACCATCGTCGACGCCCTCGGCAAGGGACCCCGCCGGACGGTGGCCCTCTGCGGCGACGTGCATTTCGCCGCGTTCAGCGAACACGGCAGCCTCGCTGAATGCGTGACGAGCTCGGTCACCTCGCCCAACTTCGACGACAAGATGGGCTGGTCGGGCACCACAAAGTCTCGGCCGTACGAGGAGAAGCTCGTCGGTCTCGTCCCCGAGATGGCGTGGTGCGACCTCGATCGGCACGGGTTCCTCGTCGTCGACATCACCGCCGAAAAATTCACCTGCGAATGGTGGGGGGTGGCCTCCGTCGTCGAGCCGACCTCATCGGCGACTCTGCTCCACACCGTGACGGTGCACCCGACGACGCACTGATGTCCCGGCGCGGACTGCGACTACTCGCCCCGCATCCGCTGCCCGACGTCGCGGAGCAGCTTCTCCATCTCCTCGACGGTGATCTTCTCGTGTCCCGGAATGTTCTTGTCCAGGAACGCCACCGACGCAGCCTCGTCGTCGCTGTCGAGGATGGTCTCGAACTCCCGCAGTTGGGCATCGGTGAGTCGTGCGGACAACCTGTTGCCCACGCGGGTCTCCAATTCCCCCCACGCGAGTTCCGCGATCTCCCGCACCTCCTC includes the following:
- a CDS encoding alkaline phosphatase D family protein — protein: MAFEFGVAAGDLSASSVVLWTRVGPDEPIDWVVESSDGSRRGSTHADADGFVHVALGALDPGMPHRYRFHTEAGGPSPWGRFRTLPSNGGIRFAVASCAKFNSGYFNAYAAIAERSDLDFVLHLGDFIYEAGQIPRGRQTPGIDIGREFEPRHDCVTFDDYSTRYAQYRRDPALRALSEAHGLLFTLDDHEIADNAWSGGAEEHLPEDGPWANRLHGALAAWERWQPTTRRPTGGGPLWQQVRLGDVATLFLCETRLNRTDPNAPDGPGKSALGPTQRAELLAAAEAGDDWFVLGMPSKLLSLQAARGHSDTDLVLTTLKLSASDGSPFRDRWDSYAGEQSTIVDALGKGPRRTVALCGDVHFAAFSEHGSLAECVTSSVTSPNFDDKMGWSGTTKSRPYEEKLVGLVPEMAWCDLDRHGFLVVDITAEKFTCEWWGVASVVEPTSSATLLHTVTVHPTTH
- a CDS encoding DUF5663 domain-containing protein encodes the protein MAQDFVARIAAVVPDGMSREEVREIAELAWGELETRVGNRLSARLTDAQLREFETILDSDDEAASVAFLDKNIPGHEKITVEEMEKLLRDVGQRMRGE